Within the Trichoderma breve strain T069 chromosome 3, whole genome shotgun sequence genome, the region GCAGCAGTTGCGAGATTCGGAAATAGTTGCAGAGATGTGGTAATTGGTACCGATAGTGAGTATAAATAATGGctgtatgtgtgtgtgtgaggGGGAAATGCAGCTGGGTTTTGGGGGGATTCGGCTGTCGCTTtggctacatgtatgttGGTTGTAGAGCAACAGGCATCATGAGAGACTTGAAGCTCAAACAATGCTGATATTGATCAAACAGCCATCGAAGTTCacttgatgctgtcaaatTGATGGATCACCAATTCAAACTCCCACAGATGCAGCGCATCAAACAGACTCTATGATTCCAAAATTCGTCTCTCAAGAAGATGCTCTCAGCTCGATCTGGCTGTCCAGCATCCCAGAGATGGCAGTCGGCGGGCATGACTCAGAACCAAAATAAATCTCCGGCAGTGGCTGCAGGTGCACCATTTACCAGATTTGGAGACTCCTGTGCCGCGTTTGCTGACTGAGATTTGGAATCATATTTCTCGAACCTATTCATGGTGAATAATCCAAACTGCAGGAATTTCCGTACTATTACTTTGTTTTGCCAGAGTTGAAACTTAAAGAGTGACTGGATTTAACTCGGGCCTGAAATCATCCGGACCGCAGCGGGTTCAATTCTTCAGCATCCCATCTTTCTGGTCTGTGCAGCAGCGGTTTCCACCCTCTCCGGCACAATGGAAGACTTGTGACGATCGGATCTTCAATCGTCTTTATGCCGCCCCAAAGGCACAGAGAAGCTCTCTcattgctttgctttgcttttgcttgtgccgagctgctgcttcaaaCTTGGACCGAAGCCACCCGCGCGTTTGGGATTTGAACTCCCCGAAATGACGAATCCTTGCCGAGGCCCTTTTCTGCCCATCACATCCATCGCATCATTGCAGAACGCAGAACTAGCGCGGCAGCCGATTCGAATCGTGTTACGCATCTAAATGACACCGGCTAGACAGATTGTGCTATGCCGTTCGAGGAACTGTCCAGCAAGGGCCAGCCCAACAAAATGGCAAGACGGTGCGAATAGTTGAGGCCCCGCTGGCGATGAGCCGCCAATGCGGAGTTCCGAGAAGGTAAGCCAATGCAGCGGATTGGAAGAGTATTAGCAGCGTCTTTTAAGTTATTCGAGCTAATACTGTAGAGCTACAGGGCAGTTGTGTCTGTTACTGGTAGTGATAGGACGAGATAGGATAGGAAATAcggtacggagtagagcAACGTTGCTGTGACTCTGTCCCTGTTCCTCTCTGTTCCTCCCCGGGCCGAGTCTGACGCCTCTGATTTACAGTACATACAGCTGGGATCCGCAGCTCGGCAAGCTCAAGTGCGCATCTCTCAACCGAAGCCAATCAATCATCCCTCCCGTTGAAACTAGCTCCGAGTTCGTTCTGTCGCTATAGCCGGAGTGTTGTCTCAGCTGTTGCTCTTCAATCCTCACAGCCAGCAACTCCAAAAACACAACCCATCACAGCAGCAATGAGGGCTTCGACAACACTCAGAGCTGGGCGACTGGCCCAATCCCTCTCACGGCCGCTCTTGCAGGCTCCAGCGGCCGTGAGAATCAACAGCCGCAGCCACAGCACCGCCGTCGAGACTCCCCTCAACTTTGGagctgcccctccccctcccccgcagcagcagaaatcGGGCCTGGAtgggaagaagctgcttgcaGATGCAGTGGCAGCGACGAAGCCGCGAAACAACTGGACCAGGGAGGAGATTGCCGCCATTTACTACCAGCCTCTGCTGGAGCTGACGTACCAATCGGTAAGAATGCGACCAATTAATTACATGAATTTGATGCTGGACACCAGAAACTGACGATTGATTGTGCAACAGGGACAACTGCACCGTCGCTTCCACGCCCCTGGCGAAGTCCAGCTATGCACCCTGATGAACATCAAGACTGGAGGCTGCTCCGAGGACTGCTCTTACTGCGCCCAGTCGACGCGCTACTCAAAGGACACGGGCCTCgcggccaagaagatggaatcgGTCGAGTCCGTGCTGGAGGCGGCCCGTCAGGCCCGTGACAACGGCAGCACGCGCTTCTGCATGGGCGCCGCATGGCGTGACATGCGCGGCCGCAAGTCGGGCCTGAAGAACGTTGTCGAGATGGTTAAAGGTGTCAAGGCTCTGGGCATGGAGGCATGTGTCACGCTGGGCATGATTGATGCCGAACAGGCTCGCCAGCTCAAGGATGCTGGATTGACTGCCTATAACCACAATGTCGACACCAGCCGCGAATTCTACCCCTCCGTTATCTCGACTAGATCATACGACGAGCGCCTGACTACGCTGGGACATGTTCGCGATGCCGGCATCAACGTCTGCTCTGGCGGTATCCTCGGCTTGGGAGAATCATCTGAGGATCGTGTTGGTCTGCTGCACACCGTTTCCACGCTCCCAAAACACCCTGAGAGTTTCCCCGTCAACGCTCTGGTGCCCATCAAGGGAACTCCTCTTGGCGATCGCGAGCCCATTGCCTTTACAAGCATGCTGCGCACCATCGCTACGGCCCGTCTCTTGATGCCCGCGACCATCATCcgcattgctgctggccgcaAGACTATGtcggaggagaagcaggcgCTTTGCTTCATGGCTGGTGCCAATGCCATCTTCACTggagagaagatgttgaCGACGGAGTGTAATGGCTGGGACGAGGACAGCGCCATGTTTGGCCGATGGGGACTGGAGCCCATGAAGAGCTTTGACAAGAAGCCTGTGGAGGTCTAGAGTACAAGTCTTTAGATGTCTTATGAGAAGAATAaatgaaaagcaaagccCGGGAAAAAAATGTCGTTACAGGAAAAATGGCGTGAAGACGGTCCTAGCGAGCCTTCACCATCAATATATAAATCTATACATATACTTATTTTACAGATGCATGTCTCTATCATcataatttactttttatagCGCCCGTCACCCATTCTTCCACTGCTCTACACAGTCCCTCTACTTCCTCTACCGTATTCCCAGCATGCAAACACACTCTCACTCTATCCTGTCCCGCCGGAACCGTAGGTGCCACAATCGGCCTCACCGTAAAGCCTCTCTCCTGACAGTACTGCGCCAGATTCCTTGCCCGACTTGTAAGCAGCGGCAGGATGGGCGACTGTGGTGCTTCGGGATTGATACGGAAGAGTTCTGGTGATGGGCCATGTCGTTCAATAAGCTGGCTGAGAAGTGTGTGCATGTGATGGATGAGTGATTGGAGGTTTTGGACGAGAGAGTCTGCGTGGCCTTGGGCGAGAAAGTCGTAGGTTGTGCGTATGCTGGCGAGGGAGGGAAAGGCCATGGCTGTGGTGTAGATGAAGCTGCGGGCGTAGTTGATGAGGTAGGATCTTGTCGTCGATGAGCAGAGGACAATTGCTATGCAGCTTTTGTTAGTATCCATATTGAACTAGAAGAGTGGGAAAAGATTAAGAAGAGAAGCTTACCGCCAGAACATCCCATGGCTTTGCCAAAAGTATGTACGCGCGCCCATATCCTGTCTTCTAGTCCAAGCTGACAGACAAGACCTCTTCCCTGGCGACCAAATATCCCCGTGGAATGCGCCTCGTCGACAATCACGTAGCCGTTTCCCTGCGGTAGTCTTTTCTCTACGCATTCGACGATTTCTTGTAAAGGTGCGAGGTCTCCGTCCATGCTGTATACACCTTCAAcagcgatgaagatgtttttcttgctgcttgATACTAGGGTATCCTCTGCTAGGCTTTTCAACAAAGAGTCTAGGCTTGGGTATTTGCTTGATGCAGAGGATGTAGCTGCATCATCGTATACTTTGTTGTGCGCAAAGGCGATTCTCTGCGCTCTGCTTAGTTTCATTCCATCATGGACGCTCGCATGGATCAATTCATCGTATACAATGACATCTCCCTTCTGCGGCACGCAAGCAAACAGCCCCGTGTTAGCCTCAAACCCTGAATTGAACAACAATCCTGCATCTGCCCCGTGAAACTCGGCGATTCTTCTTTCCAGATCCTCTGTGAAGGCTGAGTTGCCGTCTAGCAGGCGAGAACCTCCGGATccgaggccgaagccggcTTTGGGGCTGGATGACTGCAGATGGGGCAGGATGAATGACACATAGGCGGCTTTGACGGCGGGATTGGAGGATAGTGACAGGTAGCTGTTTGAAGAGAAATCGACGGAGTCAGAGGATGGGATTGTGAGGCGGCGGAGACGGCCTTGGGTGAGGCGGGATGAGAGGATGGCGGCGAGGGTGTTGTCGAGGTTTGGAGGcatgacttttttttttctcctgcTTGGAGTTGCTGATCGAGCTCAATTGGAGGACTCTTTCAAACTGAATGTTTGCTATACTGTCACTGTTGCTGTTCAATGTAGATCAATTGCATGCACGCCCTTGCCGTGAAACGCAACTGGTTAGTTCAGCTCATAGACAAAGCCGAATATGAGATGCAGTCAAACGCGGCCTGTATCGGCGTCCCATGCAGAAAATGCATCAACCACCCATCACATGTCTAAACTAGGAAAAACCCCCCCAAATATCCACATCCACTTCGGCTGTCAATCTCACAGTTTCCCAAAAATTGCCAATCTAATACCGTAATCTAATCAATTACAGAAAACGATTGAATTGCCGCTTGTCCGTGTTGGGGCAAATGTGACAAGACAAGCTCATCCCGCGGAGACCCGGTTGAGGCTGTTTACTAAAAGTTGCCGGGACAGTGAGGGATTTCGAGTTCTTGTCATTGAGCCGGCCCGGGATCGATCGATAGCTTTGGGAGCTTGTCTGTTTAGTTTCTTTTCTCGGCTCAGGGCTGGAGCAAAAAAGTCAAACTCCACTCCAGAATTGGGTGAACGGAGATCGGCAAAGAGGCCCCCAACAAAAGAAACTGTGtaagaaaaaattaaagtGAGATGGGAAGCTTGAAGCTCGTCGTATCCCGCCCATTACCCTTTTGGGTGTAATTCCACATTCCATCTTCGGCTCTTCCCCTCCAACTTTCTAGGCTCTTGAAGTTGAACAAAAGATCAGcccattttctcttctcgtgGACTGTTTGGTTTGTCTGTCTAGCAGAATAGTCAATCAATtagtctctcttctttttctttgtttcgaTTGATATGCcggtgccgccgccgccgccactgGCATCGCCGCTCTGGCGGTCGCTGCGATCGTACCAGATCTTTGGTGCCAATACCGAGGTGGGGAAGACGGTCTTCTCAACGCTGTTGTGCAAGGCTGCTGCGAGACGGAGCCCTGGCGGCGTAGCGTTTCTGAAGCCGGTTTCGACGGGGCCGGATAGCGAGGCTGATGATCGGTGTAGGTGATGGTCCTTGTCAAGCGAGTGTGTTTGTGTTTTATGGAATTGCGGTTAACACATGggtagatgatgaagatgttgatccAACACTTTGGATTTGATGGTGTAGTGCTGTTGATTGACCAATTCATTATCTGTATAGTCACATCTCTAAGTTCGCCTCGGATGTCTCCAACAAGACTCTGTTTCAGTATAAAATCCCAGTTAGCCCACACATTGCAGCTCGGGTCTCCAATACCGTAAGTCATCACAGCTTCATAAGAAGCATCTCACCTTGCTTGTACCTCATCTCATGGTGCAATCTCTCAATTTAGACAATTCCCTCAAACGACAcccttctcttccaatgCCGAGACTACGCAGCTCAATGCGCCAACATCGGCAGGAAATGGCTGTTTGTCGAAACCGCAGGAGGCGTTCACTCTCCCGGCCCTTCAGGCACAACTCAAGCGGATCTATACGCACCGCTTCGACTTCCAGTTGTTCTTGTGGGTGATTCTCGTCTTGGGGGCATCTCTCAGACGATATCGGCCTTTGAGTCACTCCGCATGAGAGGCTATGATGTTGAATCGGTGGTGCTGTTCAAGGAGGACAAGTATCAGAACTTTGCCTATCTGTCAGAATACTTCGCGGAGCATCATAATGTGCCCGTCGCGGGCGTGATTGAACCGCCGGAAAGGAAATCAAACCTCGAGGAGGATGTCCGAGCAATGTCACAGTACTATGAAGAGCAATCTCAGGATGGAAACACGACCAATGTCATTTCCCACCTGGACAGCCGTCACGAGGAGCGCATTGCATCTCTCAATTCCATGGCAACCGAAGCTCTGCAGAAAATATGGTATCCTTTTGCCCAGCACAGTCTTTTTACTGGACCAAAGGACATTAATGTCATCGATTCAGCCCACGGCGACTACTTCCAGACGCTGGCCCCTTCCTCTCCAACATCACAGACCGATAGCCTACTCCGAGCCTCATTCGATGGTTCTGCTTCCTGGTGGACGCAAGGTCTCGGTCATGCCAATCCCAAGCTCACTCTTGCTGCCGCTTACGCCGCCGGTCGGTACGGCCACGTCATGTTCGCCGGTGGTATTCATCGTCCTGCCGCAGAATTATCCTCAAGACTGCTCAAGGGGATGAACAGTCCGCGACTTAGTCGGGTCTTTTTCTCTGACAATGGCAGCACTGGTATCGAGGTCGCTCTCAAGATGGGTCTTCGAGCAGCCAAGCTCCGATACGGATGGGCtgcagaggagaagctcgGGGTTGTTGGCCTCAAGGGCTCTTACCACGGCGATACCATTGGTGCCATGGACTGCTCGGAGCCGAGTGGATATAACGAAAAGGTCGAGTGGTATGTTGGAAAAGGCCACTGGTTTGACTACCCGACTGTGTTGTGTGTTGGTGGCAAGTGGCGTGTGAATGTGCCTGAAGAGCTGAGGCAGGCTTTGGGCGAAGATGCAGACTTTGGCTCGCTGTCGGAAATCTTTGATGTTCGTGGGAGAGAACAAAAGGGCCACCATCTTCGATACGAGACCTTTATTCGAGAGACGTTGGAGAGGCTTCAGAAGCAGGGCCGGAGGTTTGGCTCTGTCATTATCGAACCAGTTGTCCTCGGTGCTGGAGGCATGGCGTTGGTGTAAGCATCTCTCTCTAACAGTTTTATCAGACACGAGACCTGTCGCTAACTCACTTTGTGCAGAGATCCTCTTTTCCAGCGCGCCCTCGTCAACGTTGTTCGCAAATCTCCAGACCTCTTCCGCAAGCCAAACGCGCCCATCGAAGAATCTCCCAGCAGTTCCACCGCGTGGACTGGCCTCCCAATCATCTTTGATGAGGTCTTCACTGGCCTCTACCGTCTTGGTCGCTTCACGTCATCTTCTTTCCTTGAGACGTATGCCGATATCTCTGTTCATGCAAAGCTTCTTACTGGAGGCCTGGTTCCGCTCTGCACGACGCTTGCTTCGGAGGATATTTTCCAGACGTTTAATTCTCCGGATAAGACTGATGCGCTTCTCCACGGGCACAGCTACACGGCTCATCCCGTAGGCTGCCAGGTCGCCGTAGAGTCCGTCAAGGAACTGCAAAGGATGGACCACAGCGGATCCTGGAACTGGGCCAAGTCACAAGGCTGGACAACCCCtgaggcttcttcttccgcaagTGGCCAGCCCGCGGTCGACATCTGGTCAACCTGGCCGCGAAATCTCGTGGAGGATCTGTCTCGTCAGACGGATCGTGTAGCTGGAATCTGGGCTCTTGGAAGCGTTCTTGCCATCCATGTCAAGGATGCAGCGGGCAGCACGGGATACTTTAGCGATGCTGCGCAGAGTCTTCGGGATGGCCTCATTGCGGGCGATGCGGAGGGCGCTAATGGCTCGTGGAACGTGCATTGCAGAGTTCTTGGAAATGTTCTGTATCTGATGGCGAGCCAGAAGACGATGGAGGAGAGCGTTGCGCAGATTAGTTTGTTGCTGAGAAAAGGATTGAACGCGTGAGGTTTTGGTGGACTGTgaagagttgaagagagGAGTTCAGTGCAGGTGCCAAAAATACACGCATCAAAGAATTGCGTTCCTGAAACAAAGaatataagaaaaaaagcattgAATAGCTTTGCTGCTCCAATAAGCAAAAACGCTGTTATTTCTGACTTCTCCTAACCTACTTTTGCTATTGGGTCATAATACCTTGATACGCATCACATATTTGGTGTAAGGCTAGAGCAGCATCCATTATAATATCCGTATCCCAATCTTGCTGAATCCCCAGTGTGTACCTAAATATGCATTCTGTCACTCCTGGCAATTTTGGCGATTGGTCAAATCATGCCTCAAGTCCATCGTTTCCTCTTCGATTCTACGTAACTGGCGCACATATTCCATCGACATGGCGATGCCAGACAAAAAATGACTCCCGAATCGCTTCCATCAACAACTGGTCCCAAATCAGGCCCGTATTGCATAGTATCTCAATATAAGGACGTTCACTCATGATTTCCGACACTACATCTTAGATAAAGAAACATACAGGTCATGATCTCGAAGCGTTCAGCCGTGTTACCAACTCCCATTCTTTGGGCGCGGGCTGTTCAGATAATATGGCAACTGTCACAGAGGGCTGATGGCGGCTGGCCAGCGTTCAGTCTCGCTTTGCTTCAACGAAAAATTTTCCTTTAGCCACCTTGGCTATGTGAATTGAGTCTCTCCATGCCCttgttgcttttttcttctcctttgcatTTCCACACTCCTGCAACTAttctgcagcagaagcaaaggCATCAGCAACCGACGTTTGCCCTAATCATCGTTGTTTTGATTGAAGGGAAATAATTCCTAAGAGTAAGTCCAACTGCCCAAGTTTCCTTCTTGCCGAATTTTGTTCGTCGCTCTTCGACCGCGTTCGAGATACATCGCGAGGCCTTGTCCTGCAcagatgaaagagagatgagaggcCTATGTCGCCTATCAGGCTTCAAGGGATGGTTTCAATCGGATTGATACTATCGTCAGGTAAAGAACCAGCCTTGACAATCACGGCTAGTAGGTCATCTTTAGTATTAGGATAATCGTCCGCGTCGATAAATTGGATAGGTACTGCTATCAGCCTGTAAGAGCTACGGGCTGCCAATCTCGTCTTCTACTGACTAGAAGAAAGCAGAAATATAAATACAAGACTCGATAATCGACCTAATCATCATCGGTGCCGTGAGGCAAGCATTGCAAGTCAGCATTGCTGATTGACTTGAATCTTTTGGGCCTTTGTGTGCCACGgtcatcatcttggagaGCCATACAGGCACGAAAGCTGACAAACTCTAGCAGATAGCGGCACGTTTCGAGTCGATACACAGACTAAATAACTCACCATCGAGACCATATCGCTGAAGACACTGGTGAAATGGAGTTGTCGTGGAGACCTAGGTACGTAGGCGAAATCTATACATTCAGAAGACCGAGATCTGAAACATTAAATAGTCATGGCGATTTTCTTGCGGAAGAAGCATCACGAAGCTTTCCATTCACctttggcagcttcttttccaacTCTGCGTCGACAAAACCCAGCAGAGAGGAATGGGTAAAAGATATTGGCGACGAATTCTTCCTTCAGCAGTCGGAGAGGCCACAACGAACACTTGCTAACGCACACATGCCGCCACCATATGACTCtggcgatgatggagatgacgaacacgacgacgatgatgatgagaatgatgagAATCATTTTGCAGACGATATTGAAAGATACTGCATCGACTTTAGTGATTACGTATTCAATGGGGTCGTCGATCGAATTGATCCTTTAGTCTTGGATCATGTCAGTCCATGCCTGTCGACAACTCGACAatcgtcttcttccctcAATCCGGCGCATGACGGCCACATCAGTCTACAAGACGCGACATTTCCTGCCTACTTTCAGACCTTGGATGCAAGAATTCAGGGTGGCAAAAGAGGGACATCATGCCGCCATGAGCAAAGCCAGCCGGTGTTCCGAACAGAAGATGAGAACATCGAGAGCAACGCAGAAAACAGACGCTCAAAGGACCATAATCAGGGAAATGAACTAGGAGATTGTGTCATggttgagggagaagaaagcgaagacgaagaagacgagatgaCGGACTCGTGCTTGAATGTGATTGACCATCTGGACTACGTCATGTTCCCAACCGCCGAAGTTCTGGAATTCGTCCGCGGAGGAGAAATGGAAGTTCTGGAagacgttgatgatgaagaagaagccaccTGTAGGCGATTCCTAGGAGCGGAACAatatgacgaagaagacaagaaggGGCTCGGAAGGGAGGAGTTGGAGAACCGGGGCCGAAGGTGGTTCAGGTGCGGAGTCTTCTCCAAGGACGTGACTCGGCGACTCCACCGACTAAGATACGGATGCTAAGTTCGGCAGAAGAAAGGCTGCAGTGCATAATAGGGGAGGGGACTATTTTTGGGAGGGTTTTGTTATACTTCGCTCCGGAGTGTTTTGGCGATAAACCCGATGATGCGGGCATAACGGGATCTCGCCGGTGGGCTTTGAACTTTGAAGGAGTTAATTAGGGATTGAGCAATTAATGAGCAGTGGTCCAAAGTCCCTCATTCTGCTAACAAGAGGATGCGAACGTTGACTCGGAGGAATGGCGCTCACAACCGAACGTGTATAGCATCACAGGTGGATACGATGTTGGATGCATTTTCGCAGGTGACTTCGCAACCCATCACATCAGCTTACCGTATATCTTGCTTTCCACGTGAAAAATGTGTAAATTATACACAAATGGAATCAAGTACTGTCGTATATGCTTTATGCCATCATACATAATATCACTGTAGAAATGCGCGTCATAACATGCTCGCATCGCGATTCTAGATGGCTTCATACGGGATTCTCGCCACACCATCTTGTCTCAGTGAGCTTGGCTAACAAACTctcctttttgccctttcgACACGGATCCAGGAATATTGATTACATACTACCAAAAAATCCCGATACTACCCAGTAATCCATGCTGTTTATCCTACGTGCTGGTTACCCTACGAAGCATAGATGGCTCTCATAAGCCCAGCGGCGCCGAGGTTGCGGTTGCAGCAGCACATCAAGTATGCCGCAGAATGCAGCCAATCAGCCGCAACGCATAACCAATTTCGCCATTCCCGCTCTCCCTTACCGAAACTCTTTCATTTTTGCCTCTCCATGCAGAACACGGCCAGGAACGGAATACCCGCGGAGTCAAACCAGGCATCCTGaggcagcaacaaagagggagaagggCACCAGAAACCTTCGAAAAAAGCAACACAGCAGAGAGAATCTCGTTTGCCGACACCGCATGCCGGAGACTTGAACTATCCCTCGGGGCCTCGGAGCGATCGCAGCAAGCCCCCCTCCATTGCGGGAAGGTGGGTAAACTAAACCGGCCAGCCCTTGTGCCTGTCTCTGTTTGGCGACACGACACACGGAGACTTGAGGATTCCAAAGCTGGGCCATGCCAGAAGCCGCTACTGTCTACCGATTTACCCCATGGCTGTCTGGGGGGGCAGATTGCGGGGTTTGAGACTAGGACATGATGGATGTTTAGTTTCATGGGAGACGGTATTGGCTGCGTGTAATGGTGTTGTGTTTAGCTCGAGGTTGGCTGGGGTttggtatatatatatatcaacGGCCAGTTCGAAGCATCATCGTAAGAGTCCTGGACATTCGTGGTGTTGTGTGTGCTGCCTATCGACATCAAGTGATAGAGCTGTGCCTGTCAGCGACGAGAGCCGGAATCAAAAGTTAAATCTCCATCCAGCGATCATCACGGCATCCCACCACATTCCCATTGCTGTAAGCCCTACCGCCGTCGGTTGGTCAGCGCCGTTGACGACAAAAAGAGGCGCCGTCTCCGCATCCCCGGGGCTAAACTGCATATAGAGAGCTTTTCCCTACCCAGAAAAAGCTGCAGCATCGCATCGTTATCTTTTTCCCTGGCCAAGTTATTCATTCTTTCGCAACAATCTCTGCGCCAAGTGTTCAAAGACAACAAAgacagccgccgccatggcgcTGATTGAATACGCCCTCTCGCCCTGGGCGATTGTTGCTCTTGCTGGAGCGCTGGTCGCATCGTATCTCTACCAGTACTTTGTCACATACGCACCACTGCGCCGGTTTGCAGCTCCCTTTCCAGCGCAGTTTTCGAATCTCTGGCTCTTGTCCGTGTGTCGTCGAGGCGATCGATACGCTACTGTCGACAAGCTGCACAAGAAGCTGGGCAAATTTGTGCGGATCCAGCCAAACCACGTCTCCATCGCCGAtgacgaggccatcaaccTCGTCTACGGCCAcagcaatggcttcttgaAGTCGTATGGCTCACTTGTTTCAGACCTTTGAATGAGTTGTGTGCTGACTTGCAGCAGTGAATTTTACGATGCTTTTGTCTCCATTCGTCGTGGCCTCTTCAACACGCGCGACCGCGCTGAACACACTCGCAAGCGAAAGATGGTTTCTCACACCTTTTCCGTAAAGTCCATTGTTCAGTTTGAGCCGTATATCCACCAGAACCTCGAGTTGTTTGTCAAGCAGATGGATCGTCTGGTCGACACCAGCCAGTTCAAAGGCCAGGATGGCAAGAAGGAGGCTCGCATCGACTGTCTTCCTTGGTTCAACTATCTCGCCTTTGATGTCATTGGCGACCTTGCATTCGGCGCTCCTTTTGGTAT harbors:
- a CDS encoding biotin and thiamine synthesis associated domain-containing protein, encoding MRASTTLRAGRLAQSLSRPLLQAPAAVRINSRSHSTAVETPLNFGAAPPPPPQQQKSGLDGKKLLADAVAATKPRNNWTREEIAAIYYQPLLELTYQSGQLHRRFHAPGEVQLCTLMNIKTGGCSEDCSYCAQSTRYSKDTGLAAKKMESVESVLEAARQARDNGSTRFCMGAAWRDMRGRKSGLKNVVEMVKGVKALGMEACVTLGMIDAEQARQLKDAGLTAYNHNVDTSREFYPSVISTRSYDERLTTLGHVRDAGINVCSGGILGLGESSEDRVGLLHTVSTLPKHPESFPVNALVPIKGTPLGDREPIAFTSMLRTIATARLLMPATIIRIAAGRKTMSEEKQALCFMAGANAIFTGEKMLTTECNGWDEDSAMFGRWGLEPMKSFDKKPVEV
- a CDS encoding aminotransferase class I and II domain-containing protein encodes the protein MPPNLDNTLAAILSSRLTQGRLRRLTIPSSDSVDFSSNSYLSLSSNPAVKAAYVSFILPHLQSSSPKAGFGLGSGGSRLLDGNSAFTEDLERRIAEFHGADAGLLFNSGFEANTGLFACVPQKGDVIVYDELIHASVHDGMKLSRAQRIAFAHNKVYDDAATSSASSKYPSLDSLLKSLAEDTLVSSSKKNIFIAVEGVYSMDGDLAPLQEIVECVEKRLPQGNGYVIVDEAHSTGIFGRQGRGLVCQLGLEDRIWARVHTFGKAMGCSGAIVLCSSTTRSYLINYARSFIYTTAMAFPSLASIRTTYDFLAQGHADSLVQNLQSLIHHMHTLLSQLIERHGPSPELFRINPEAPQSPILPLLTSRARNLAQYCQERGFTVRPIVAPTVPAGQDRVRVCLHAGNTVEEVEGLCRAVEEWVTGAIKSKL
- a CDS encoding aminotransferase class-III domain-containing protein: MPVPPPPPLASPLWRSLRSYQIFGANTEVGKTVFSTLLCKAAARRSPGGVAFLKPVSTGPDSEADDRHISKFASDVSNKTLFQYKIPVSPHIAARVSNTTIPSNDTLLFQCRDYAAQCANIGRKWLFVETAGGVHSPGPSGTTQADLYAPLRLPVVLVGDSRLGGISQTISAFESLRMRGYDVESVVLFKEDKYQNFAYLSEYFAEHHNVPVAGVIEPPERKSNLEEDVRAMSQYYEEQSQDGNTTNVISHLDSRHEERIASLNSMATEALQKIWYPFAQHSLFTGPKDINVIDSAHGDYFQTLAPSSPTSQTDSLLRASFDGSASWWTQGLGHANPKLTLAAAYAAGRYGHVMFAGGIHRPAAELSSRLLKGMNSPRLSRVFFSDNGSTGIEVALKMGLRAAKLRYGWAAEEKLGVVGLKGSYHGDTIGAMDCSEPSGYNEKVEWYVGKGHWFDYPTVLCVGGKWRVNVPEELRQALGEDADFGSLSEIFDKQGRRFGSVIIEPVVLGAGGMALVDPLFQRALVNVVRKSPDLFRKPNAPIEESPSSSTAWTGLPIIFDEVFTGLYRLGRFTSSSFLETYADISVHAKLLTGGLVPLCTTLASEDIFQTFNSPDKTDALLHGHSYTAHPVGCQVAVESVKELQRMDHSGSWNWAKSQGWTTPEASSSASGQPAVDIWSTWPRNLVEDLSRQTDRVAGIWALGSVLAIHVKDAAGSTGYFSDAAQSLRDGLIAGDAEGANGSWNVHCRVLGNVLYLMASQKTMEESVAQISLLLRKGLNA